The nucleotide window TCCTGAACTTCCTTGGATCCTTTGGCAACTGTTGCCGCGTCGCCCCATCGTTCGGCCGCCGTATCCGATGGCACAAGAATCACAGCGCCGCAGCCCTTCTTTTCCGTCGTCCACTCCAGCAGCTTCTCAGCAGCCTCCCTGGCATTGAACTTGAACGGCATAAGGTCCGGAATCAGGATCATGCGCTCACTAACCCCCGCGAGGGATCTGGAGGTCAAGGCCTCGTTCACCAGCTTCGGATCCGCATCGAACGTCCTCACAATCTCACTGTCATCTGCAATGGTGGCGGACATGTAGATTCGCCTGGGTGTCTCTGAGAATGTGGGGAACAGATTCACCAGAGGAAGTACCGGCGTGATCGTGAACGCGTCCTTGCTGATCAACGCATGGCAGAGGTGCAAGTTGTCACGGAGCAAAGGCCAAATGAGCGCGTACTTCTTGGCATCGGAACGCAGTTGTTCCCGGACCGCGTCGAGCTGCTCGTTCCAGGCCCAATACGGCACCTCGATCACGCCGTAGCTCAAACCGGACAACGTGTCGTCGAAGGTCCCGAGGCGATCCATGTCGCGAAACGCCTTGCGAAACAGCCCCGTCAGTTCCTGGTAGCGTGCCTTGTTGTCCTCAGCGGTGACCTCAAGCGTGAAGGTATCGCGCACAACGGAAAACGCCACGTGCGCATCATCGAGAATGATCGCTGCCGCTTTCACCGGTGTGGTCACGCTTCCTCGAACGCCAAATTTGCTCAACCCATTGAAGAGGGCCTTGTAGGTGGCGACCATGACAGCCTTGCCATTGATAAAGGCATCGTCCAGTGACACCCCCTTCTGCAGTGACACCCCCTTCTGATAAGGCACTGCCGCGATTCCGAGCGCCTTGGCTTTTTCGAGCGTCTGATTGACCAACTGTGTCGTCGGCGCCAAGTAGAGAACCGGCTCATTCGTCTCGTTGATCGTCGACTGCGCCATCAGGAGGCCGACAAGCGTCTTGCCGCCGCCAGTGTGCAGTTTCAGCACGATGTCGCGCTGTGTGCGCCGCTGGTACCACGTATCCAATACCTCGGCTTGGCTGGTATAGAGATCGTTGATGCCAGGTGGTTTTGGCAACCGCCGGAATATCTCCAGCGGCTCTGTCGGTGTCGCCTTCTTCTTCTGCGTTCTCAGTTGGGCGAAATCAACCATGGGTCTTCCTCCTTGTTGGTAATTGCGGCGGCGAGCTTGATTATTTCGTTGCCGCCGCTGCCACCGCCTGCTCCCATGCCACGCGGTCGGCGACTGGAGGCAAATGTGAAGGGCGGCTGGCAATGAGTACGTCGGCCACGCCATGTACGGTGACGAGCGCCTGACGTGTAGTCTCGTGCTCCTGCACACTGCAGGAGTCGTCATAGATGAACACCAGCACCCGCCTATAGCGTTCCGGTGATCTCAGGTACGGAACAATATCCTCAAGCACCTGCTTCTCGATCTCCTTGAACTCCCCGGCTGACCGCGCATACTTCACTTCGATCAGCAGGCCAAGACTGGGGATGCCCAGGTCCGCCCGATAGGTGGAGTGGCCGAACTTCGGCAGCGTATCCTCGTCTTCCAGGTCAGGAAACGCGCTGCGGAGGATGACCCAGAGAATGTCCTGCACCTCGCGCTCGCTACGAATCAACCAGCGGACCGGAATCTTCAAGTCAGTCGAGTCCCAACGCCAGCGTCGCAGGCAGCTTTCGAACTGGCCGAGAAGGCTCGCCACCGTGGACGTTGACTGAAGCAACGAATCGCTACCCTCGGCGATCGCTGCTCTCAGAGCACGCCACAGCAGCGCCGCCTGATGCGCTGACCGATGGCCCGTTGCTTCGGCCAACCCTCGCTCGACCAGCGCTGCACGCAGACTCTGCCGCTGCTCCACATTAAGGAGCGGCTGTGCTTCCGCCTGATCGCACCACCAGTCCACTGCAGCACAGTAGCCGAGCGGCGCCTCCACGTCGAAATGCGGGCGCCCAACGCTGACACCGGCCAGTTGGGCCGCGTAAGCAAGCAGAGGATCCATGCGGACCGATGCCACATTCGCCAGTCCTCTGACGACCTGAGCGCACCAAGCCAGGTACTGCGGACTGTCAGTGCGCAGCATGCGGGCAGCAAGAATGAGCCCGATCAGAACGGCCGGGTCATGCAGGGCAGCGCCGTGTCCCGCGATGCTCGGATCACGAGCGATCGCGCGCTGAAGCCCCTCCTCGAGCGAAGTTCCGTATCGCAGCCCCGGTTGGTGCGCAATCGTGAACCCCAGCGCGGCGACACTCGGCAAACTCGAAGGGTCATAGCTTCTTTGGAGCCAGGTGTCATCGCAGTCCACACCCCAGGCGATCTCAACGCGCGGATCGCCGCCGACGATGTGACGCGCCAGCAGACCTTCGACATTGCCCCCTGTATTCGCCGCGGCAATGTCGGATCGCAAACGTTCGAGCAGTTCGGAGATGAGGCGATTCATCAAAGGAACCACCTGCTCTCTTTGAGCTTCGTGATCAGGATGTCCGGATTGAAGTTGGGAATCTGCCGCAGGTTGCCGAGCAGATCCACCACCAGGTTCGGATAGGCGATCGACACGGGGTGCGTCGACGGCATGAACGTCCGCCATGACATGAACGTCAGGTCGAAGACCTGCTTGGCAATGTAGTCGAGGCTGCTGAACGTCGAATTCGGATGAACACTCACCAGCATGGGGCTGGGGCATCCCTGAAGATCAGTCTTGAGTTGCTGCGGCCCCGTGAGCGTCACCAGGGCAGCACGCGGTCCGAGCGGGACGATCTGACCGCGCTCGGGCACCGCGATGCCCTTGCGCGATTGGCGGTAGACGGCCCCCTGCGCCGACGCGTCGAACAGCTTCCAGTCGTGATCCCCGCTGACCTGGACGAAGGCATACTCGACTTCGAAGTCGGTGAGTTCCGTGATGAGGTTCTCCACCGCCTGCGCCTCGGTGTCCTTGTAGCGCTTGAACGCCTGATGGAAGATGATGCGCAGCTTGTCTCCTGCGCGCCAGCCGAAGCGCCGTTTCAACTCGTCGAGCGACGCGCGCAAGGAGTTGAGCAAGGCGGTCTGATACTGGTCAGAGGCCGCCTCGGTCGTGGCGTTGCCCAGCAGATAGTTCCCGTCGCCGCTGAAGACCGTGGTGATGCCGACCAGGCGTTCGCGCTCGGACAGCCGGTCGAAGCCGATGCGGGCGCTGCCTATACCAACGACGATCTCGTGGACCAGGCGTTGCTGCACCGACAGAGTCCATGGAATGCCGCCGAGCTTCGCGTAGAGACCGAGCGCCAGGTTATTCAGGCTGTACGCAACATTGTTTTGCAGGATCGTCGATAGGCGCACCGCCTGAACGGGCACTCCCTGGGACATGAGCACCGCCTTGGCGGTGAAATAGGGGCTCTGCGCTCCAAGCAGGAGCCGGTCCTCGTCCGTGATCACAACGAGGGCCACATCGACCTTGCGTTGCGCTGCGGCCAAGGCCGCCTGGCGATATGCCTGAGCCTTTCCTCCCCGGGTTTCGACCTCGACAAACTCGAAGTCCAGGCTCTGAAGCCGGTACTTGCGCACCATGCCCTGCTGCATGGGAGTGTTCCCGCCATTGGACGGCACACCATCGCGCAACTGCGCGGCAAATCGTTGCACATGGCCCTTCTGATCAACAGGGAACAGCACTGCCACGCGCGGCTGCTTATGCTCAAAGCTGTCGGCGTCGAAGGGACCATTGGCATCGAGCTTGGGATCGACAGGCCACGGCACCGTGATCGAGCCGCCTGGCCGGAGGCTGCACTGCGGGGTGTGCAGCTTGCGCGAAAGGCCGACACCGATGCCTTGGTGAACTTCGGTCAGATGCCCGTCCAGGGAGACCGATAGCCCGACGCAGCAGGGTAGTTCGCCCTGCAGATCCTTGAACGTGCCGACGATCTGCTGGAGCCGAGCCAGTTGCTTGTCGGCGGCCGACACTTCGTGCAGGCGGGGCAGCATTTGGCGCTGGAACGCTTCATAGGCCGAGCCAAGAAGCTTCCGCCCCACCCGCTCGAAGTTCAAACGGCTGGGCTCGATATGCGCCTTGCCGAGGGCAATACGCTCTTGCCTGGCGTCGGCCAAGACGGCCTCGTCGCCTTCGATGCGCTCGAT belongs to Ottowia testudinis and includes:
- a CDS encoding argonaute/piwi family protein — protein: MLLNHLPITFSAQRFAGFRIPYQSSDHLRTLRQRLVRTHFVLRVGDDILLFPYEPDAKTEGQAAEFDTTSDHSVANALARQALLRSFFARSRSISGVRPVKIVRETSNLLLGKGADTFAVFPEYSFDVRPLAPQEGAFVNGVLVNFGARLLIKPTVAELLDRGLDPVGLYVVGENDVDDPYILPMFNRRLVGRIERIEGDEAVLADARQERIALGKAHIEPSRLNFERVGRKLLGSAYEAFQRQMLPRLHEVSAADKQLARLQQIVGTFKDLQGELPCCVGLSVSLDGHLTEVHQGIGVGLSRKLHTPQCSLRPGGSITVPWPVDPKLDANGPFDADSFEHKQPRVAVLFPVDQKGHVQRFAAQLRDGVPSNGGNTPMQQGMVRKYRLQSLDFEFVEVETRGGKAQAYRQAALAAAQRKVDVALVVITDEDRLLLGAQSPYFTAKAVLMSQGVPVQAVRLSTILQNNVAYSLNNLALGLYAKLGGIPWTLSVQQRLVHEIVVGIGSARIGFDRLSERERLVGITTVFSGDGNYLLGNATTEAASDQYQTALLNSLRASLDELKRRFGWRAGDKLRIIFHQAFKRYKDTEAQAVENLITELTDFEVEYAFVQVSGDHDWKLFDASAQGAVYRQSRKGIAVPERGQIVPLGPRAALVTLTGPQQLKTDLQGCPSPMLVSVHPNSTFSSLDYIAKQVFDLTFMSWRTFMPSTHPVSIAYPNLVVDLLGNLRQIPNFNPDILITKLKESRWFL